The Populus nigra chromosome 19, ddPopNigr1.1, whole genome shotgun sequence genome includes a window with the following:
- the LOC133680398 gene encoding uncharacterized protein LOC133680398, whose amino-acid sequence MATIFSFRCLCFTITLLSAFSFVSFLLWFQCSSSYRYSNQMISQKENQPINLLSFPSAWNHLSFPSKLPSKYLKIALFVKKWPHRSLAGGLERHALTLHLALAKRGHELHIFTTSSSNSSFPRYPMSNLYFHLSKPTAAGYLDQAIVWKQFQTQNSTGKAFDIVHTESVGLLHTRSRNLTNLAVTWHGIAYETIHTDIIQELLRNPDEQQAYALTERITKVVEEVRFFPHYAHHVATSDHAGDILRRIYMIPEERVHVILNGVDEEIFKPDPAKGEAFKQKFGVAKSRSLVLGMAGRLVKDKGHPLMFEALKQMLVENGTFRENTIVLIAGDGPWGDRYRDLGTNTLVLGPLEQAQLASFYNAIDIFVNPTLRAQGLDHTLLEAMLSGSGKMAEEFWR is encoded by the exons ATGGCTACTATCTTCAGTTTTCGTTGTCTCTGTTTCACCATCACACTGCTATCTGCTTTCTCATTTGTCTCATTCCTCTTGTGGTTTCAATGCTCTAGCTCATACCGCTACAGTAACCAAATGATATCGCAGAAGGAAAACCAACCCATTAATCTCCTTTCTTTCCCTTCGGCATGGAATCATCTTTCATTTCCATCAAAACTACCTTCAAAATATCTTAAGATCGCACTCTTTGTCAAGAAATGGCCCCATAGATCTCTTGCAGGTGGACTTGAGCGGCATGCCCTGACCCTTCATCTTGCTCTTGCCAAAAGAGGGCATGAGCTTCACATTTTCACAACTTCTTCGTCCAACTCCTCCTTCCCTAGGTATCCGATGAGCAACTTATATTTCCACCTCTCAAAACCAACAGCTGCTGGTTATCTGGACCAAGCTATTGTCTGGAAGCAATTTCAAACTCAAAACTCAACTGGGAAAGCCTTTGACATAGTCCACACTGAAAGTGTTGGGCTGTTGCATACTCGGTCACGGAACCTCACCAACTTAGCGGTTACTTGGCATGGGATTGCATATGAAACCATTCATACTGACATCATTCAAGAACTTCTTCGGAATCCTGATGAACAACAAGCATATGCGTTGACTGAAAGAATTACCAAGGTTGTTGAAGAGGTCAGGTTTTTTCCACACTATGCCCACCATGTCGCTACTAGCGATCATGCTGGAGATATACTGAGAAGGATTTATATGATCCCAGAAGAACGAGTTCATGTTATTCTCAATGGTGTGGATGAGGAGATTTTCAAGCCAGATCCTGCTAAAGGTGAGGCATTTAAGCAGAAATTTGGGGTTGCAAAGAGTAGATCTTTGGTTTTAGGCATGGCAGGGAGGTTAGTGAAGGATAAAGGACACCCCTTAATGTTTGAAGCTCTGAAGCAGATGCTTGTGGAAAATGGTACGTTTCGTGAAAACACCATTGTTCTGATTGCTGGAGATGGTCCTTGGGGTGATAGATACAGAGATCTTGGGACCAATACACTAGTTTTGGGACCATTGGAACAAGCTCAGCTGGCGAGCTTCTATAATGCAATAGATATTTTTGTAAACCCAACTCTTCGAGCACAGGGATTGGATCATACTTTATTAGAAGCAATGCTTTCTG GGTCTGGGAAGATGGCAGAAGAGTTCTGGAGATGA
- the LOC133680399 gene encoding uncharacterized protein LOC133680399: MSRNNHTITTTRIHIMALDGIVNVNSLFTLALFLGLAWYPTAPDPTTTLITDTSCIASSSIVEDLIAFHVYSFSSFLFSSLIALAVKQTIKIFDTNKDDDSDGVVRSAPLAHVNLVALRAGTLVSGFGSVFGCGFLMMALMDLVQIKLGVLGCGSLHTFAAVAPLVILVPSALVIYVFLMLYAFAR; this comes from the coding sequence ATGTCACGTAACAATCATACAATTACAACTACCAGAATCCACATAATGGCCTTAGATGGTATCGTCAACGTAAATTCCTTATTCACCTTAGCACTCTTTCTTGGTCTTGCATGGTACCCCACGGCACCTGACCCCACCACCACCCTTATCACTGATACTTCCTGCATCGCCTCTTCTTCCATCGTCGAGGATCTCATCGCTTTCCACGTCTATTCTTTCAGCTCCTTTCTGTTCTCCAGTCTCATTGCTTTGGCTGTCAAGCAAACCATCAAGATTTTTGATACTAACAAAGATGATGATTCTGATGGGGTGGTGCGTAGTGCGCCCCTGGCTCATGTTAACTTGGTGGCTTTACGGGCTGGGACTTTGGTTTCTGGGTTTGGGTCGGTTTTTGGATGCGGGTTCTTGATGATGGCTTTGATGGACTTGGTGCAAATAAAGTTGGGGGTTCTGGGCTGTGGGAGTTTGCATACATTTGCTGCGGTTGCTCCTCTGGTTATTTTGGTCCCTTCGGCTTTGgtaatatatgtttttcttatgcTTTATGCGTTTGCGCGCTAG
- the LOC133679323 gene encoding uncharacterized protein LOC133679323, with product MAVDLHNRDSLFLPSQYNHAEENTILAVDSKPTNQNGSTSLASSDFGSALSSPTESELGSTESESDQDDDYIAELSRQMAHHMLEDDDHERHEKTWTLAGWPQSTAWSELGSSQEEETVVVNKFEKFKIKEEEEIRKYANNEGCLSTSLKTHSVPSTVREPEISPADQFQSKQALIENQIKFYKLKKSEQIMKQQESLNGAKRSNWHKQNDPRRQVKQFQSKGRARGGQFTSHYGQKVSWANLQQQHGTGSEMRAVFLGDSCLRSGSGGGTGVFLPRGIGNTSGSQKKPGCSTVLIPARVVQALKLHFDKMGVASRSNGAILPIQHDALSGDVRCGLQLPQKKSQSPAMPAINSHQGTGLPQEWPY from the exons ATGGCTGTTGACCTACACAACAGAGATTCATTATTCTTGCCCTCCCAATATAATCATGCCGAGGAGAACACCATTCTCGCTGTGGACAGTAAACCCACTAACCAAAACGGGTCTACGTCCTTGGCTTCATCTGATTTTGGGTCTGCCCTGAGCTCACCAACTGAATCAGAACTTGGCTCAACTGAGTCGGAAAGTGACCAAGACGACGATTACATTGCTGAGCTGTCTCGTCAGATGGCTCATCACATGCTCGAAGATGATGATCATGAAAGACATGAAAAG ACATGGACTCTTGCTGGCTGGCCACAATCAACAGCATGGTCAGAGTTGGGCTCGAGCCAAGAAGAGGAGACCGTGGTGGTGAACAAGTTTGAGAAGTTCAAGATCAAGGAAGAGGAAGAGATTCGCAAGTATGCCAATAACGAGGGATGTCTAAGCACTTCGCTCAAAACCCATTCAGTCCCTTCTACTGTCAGGGAACCTGAAATTTCCCCTGCCGATCAGTTTCAGTCTAAGCAAGCTCTCATTGAGAATCAAATAAAG TTCTATAAGCTCAAAAAATCAGAGCAGATTATGAAGCAACAAGAGTCTCTAAATGGGGCAAAACGGTCCAATTGGCATAAACAAAACGACCCCAGACGACAAGTTAAGCAGTTTCAAAGCAAAGGGAGAGCTCGTGGTGGGCAGTTTACTAGTCATTACGGGCAAAAGGTGTCATGGGCTAATCTACAACAACAACATGGAACCGGATCAGAGATGAGAGCAGTTTTCCTTGGTGATTCGTGTCTAAGAAGCGGGTCTGGTGGTGGCACGGGGGTGTTCTTGCCTAGAGGTATCGGCAATACTTCCGGGTCACAAAAGAAACCAG GTTGTTCAACTGTTCTTATACCAGCGAGAGTAGTTCAAGCGCTGAAACTACATTTTGACAAGATGGGGGTTGCATCAAGATCCAATGGTGCTATTCTCCCTATTCAGCACG ATGCTTTGAGTGGTGATGTGAGATGTGGCCTGCAATTACCGCAAAAGAAGAGCCAGTCTCCAGCGATGCCGGCAATAAATAGTCATCAAGGAACCGGTTTGCCTCAGGAATGGCCGTACTGA